GGCTAAAACCGTGCAGGAGAATGCCCCTCATCTTGTTTTCCATTAGCACCAATTATATGTTCTTACAGAGTTTTATTTATGCACTTTCCTGTCCTTGGAGTGTGTTAAAATCCTGGCTGCTCATAGACAACATCAATTACTGTACTAGGCACTTTCTGTGAATGCTTGAGTGGAGTGGATAGTTTCCTCTGTCACAAAAGCACAATTTTTTTATGGGCACTGTTATTACGTAAAGGTTTGTTCTGTGAATTTGCTATGGTAGTGGATGGCTATGCAATGTAAATGAAAATCATGTCTCATCGTGTGACAGCTGATGCATTTTGTCATGTTTTCAACATTGACTGAACATCCATTATTGCTGgaacaaaaacaacataaataaagtgTCTATGAACTTGGAAGAGGTGACAGGGTCAGTGCTTGGAGACCAAAAAAAATTCCTAGCCTCAAAGATGTTTGTATCATTCAGATAGCAGGTGGTGGATATCACTGTCTTGCCTTGACTGGTAAAGTGACTCCAGAACGTCATGGTTACAGCAGCAACTGCAACTCTcgttcccttttcttctttattctttcctCCTCTTTATAGATTGCGTAGCCTTTTCAACTATTTCTGATTCTTGTTTGTGTTATCAGATGAAGGTCAAGTACTTTCGTGGGGGTTTGATGGACATTGTCAGCTGGGCCATTCTTCAATTCAATGTCAGAAAATACCAGCAGTGATTGATGCTTTAGCTGATCAGCATGCCATTCATGTCACCTGTGGAGGTTCATCGTTGGCAGCTATAACTGGTAAGTCGAGGCATGATCTTGAATTGCATCTTTGGTAcacattctttctttctttctttttctttttttaatgcaacAGAAACTCTCCAATTCTGAAATCTGGTATATTCTACAAGGGTGCCACATGCTTTTATCATGAGTTTCTCCTTTGGTACATTAGAGTGCtgatgatattatatatattactgtCAATTTTTGTACTGCTATGAAGTGATTCTAACTTACTAGACGTACTCTTATTTTATCTCCTACATGAATTGGTAATTGGTTTGAATGTGCTCAAAACTCCACGCTAGATGGCTGGACTGTGATCTAGATGGAAAGTCCACCCAAATCTACATGGTTTGTTATTTGGTCCTGCTGCCAACCTATCTGTCACTGCAATAAACAGTTTATTCTCCACCATTTTATGAATTGGTTTTAACTGTTTATGTCCAGTGTTGCTAATATGTTGActaaccattattttttttcatgtgaagtTTGGTATGCCCTCATACAGAATCTAGCCTATCCAGCAATTTACTTGAACTTTTGAGCCAGTTGTTGTAGGTGTCTGTGTTCTGTTCCTGGTTGCCTTTCATTATCAGTGCACCAGATGTCACTGCTGTTTGTTGTTTGAACAAATACTTTTTTAAGGAGAAACTTTCATAGTTGGAggcaattgttttaattaattagtttttttctggtCATTAATAATGTAAAGCCAAGCTTGATATTTAATTGAATCCTGTTTGTTTCTAATCAGTAAGTTTATCTTTGGTTTGTTGATTAAAAACAAACGGGATTGATGTCATTTCTGAAATGATCCCATGTTCTTAATTTTTCCATGGAGGTTGGAGTTATGTCAAGTTTTTATGATAGTTAAACATGGCTAATCTCTTGTCTTGTTGCTTTTTGCTGATGGATATGGTTTGGTTTGCTGTGTTTTGTAaccaagcaagcaagcaagtaACCTAtgctttaatttaattcttgaaGAGGACTGGTGGATCTGGAATGGATACGAGGAGCAAAGCAAGGGTATATAATTTTATGCTTCGATTTTGTCgttgttcttcttcttgtctAATTAAGCTTTCTATTTAGTAAATctaatgtaaatttttaattttttttttttttatgtaaagacACTTTCTGGTCCGGTTAGTGATCCTTCAAAGCTTCCCAAGTGGAACCATGATGGTTCTCAATTTTATTGCAGTGCTGGCACAAATGCAAGGTACCTTCTTCATCTCATATAATTCTTGCTATGGCTTCATCATACGTGTTGTCCCAGTTGCAAGCACAATGTCTAGTGAATTTTGAGCTGGTTTTTATAATCAAGTAGCGCATCTATAAATTGCTGttatcttttcttcattttgtctTTAGGCATGAGTTATTGCTCCATTTCCTGAGTTAAAGTCTGCATGAGACAAATCCATGAAATTGATTGTTGTTTAGTTGAAAATGGTGGTAATTGACCAGTCTGGCAGTCGGAATCAGTGTTGAAAATTTGTGTgatttattatagaaaaaagacaaaaagaaaagaaaattggagAACACCTAGATATGTTTTGTGTTTGccataaaaaattgatgtaGTTGAAAATGGTAGGATGAGAACATGTTTGAATGCTAACAATCACACAATCCCTCACACACTGAGTAACTCTAAATACCATTATAACATGCCTTCGATATCTAGTCACAGATGATCCTATAATTAACAATCCAGGGTGCTTTTCTGATCCACAGTCCATTCATGCATTATTTGCAGGATCAgatcattgttattttatccccTTTCTGGTAGTGGGATATGATATCTGCTAAAGGAAAAACACTGTTCATGTAAGAAATACACGAAGGATCTCTTTCATCATATGCAACTACTGGTTCTTTGTGAAAAAACGTTCCTAGAATGTTCTAACTATGATATTACTAGAGTTGGAATGAATGAAGAGCAAATTGGGAGCATGATCTCGCTTTTGCTTAATAGTATCTGTGAAGAAACGAATATAATTAATCCCATGAAGCTTTGAGCGTGCAGCCATCAATTGTAAGACATTTGATGTAGCTCCTCTTCTGATGCTAGACATGGTGCTAATGTTCCTATATGTTGTAGCTGCATGTTATCAAATGAAATCATGGGGATTGTGCAGCTACTCATGCTATCATCAGTTGGCAGAAATCCATCATGAGAATGATCCCCATAAGTATGCAAGTCCTGTATAGGTGGAAAGTTTGAAGCAGAAACTGTTTCTTTCATGTTGCCCATTTCTGATACAACTCGTTGATCATCAAAAAACGTATTTTCTGCAGAGACTGTTCTGTACGCGTTTTCTAGAATTGTTTGCATATACTTTCTCTGTGCATCAATTCTCTTTTGAAGGTGATGCTTTACCTATTAGGACAATGAGAACAAAATACTCGAAAAGGTAAGGACCTTTTTCCCCCCCTTTTTAAGACAGAGAACTTGAAATTTTTGTCACTAGCCTTAAGGTTTTCTGTAATTTCTTAGGATTTACCTTTAATTGCTCATCTAAAGTCCTCTGTGCTTGTATTTGCGTTCCAAGCACTTCATTTCGATGGATGTTCCTGATAAAATGTTGAAGGAAACCTATGAATGAAATGATGATAGTTTTCATGGTCTAAAATATACTTGAAACTGTTGTGAGTAGAAAACACTGGCTGAGTTGCCTCTATATACGTACTTGTTCAAGCCATCACCGAAGATTCTGGCTGTAGCAGCATCTTGTAGGTTCTTTAGATGACCAGTTGCTGCCAAAAAGAGAGAGACTGAATTAGATTACATACCAATACAAATGCCACGAGCTTCCAATTGCAGGATAGTAGAAGAGAAGTAGCCTAGCAGCAGGAATTGAAGGATATAGACTAGCAAGCAGAAAAGGAGGCATGATGGAACCCTAGTTCCTTACCATCTCTAATTGCCTGTTCATTAAGATAATTCTGTGGTTGCTTTCCAAGCCTAAATTTCTGTGTACATAGTCAAAAAGTAACAGAAATGAGATATCCTAAGATGGGAAGATATGTGTAGCTGAAAATCTAGAGAAATGAAGGAGAAATTAACCTGAAGGTGGCTCTTCAAGTGATAAAGGGTCAGACCCTTAACTCCCATAATTCTCATAATGGCCTTAGGCGTGGCCTCTAGATAGGGTTCAGACATGGAAAAGAACGCAGGAGAAACAAGGTGAGGATTCAGGCAGATGGTCAGTTAACAGTCAGTGACACAAgattattctatatatatatatagtgagaaGAAGAGTTGATGACTAATTACTGTCTGGTCCTCCAAGCAGGGTGACAGCATCGACAAATCGTTCATGAAGCTCGAGAGTCCATCGGAGACGAGGCTTGGGGTCTGTTGTGATCAGAAGATGGTTGCTTTCTCTTTGAAAGCAGGGTGGCTCCCTATCATGTGTTTGCATCAGTGCTGAGGGCATGTTGGAGTGCAAATTGTTTGCAGTGCAATGAGATGGGaacaaatgatatatatatatagagagagagagagtgagggAGGGAGAAAACAGGAAATAATCTGCCTATTGAATTCATCTAGACATCAATTATTAGATTTGCCATGAATAAATGATCACATATTTCCAAAACATATCAATGCTGACATGTCAACTCGGGTAACATGCTTGTCTAAAAAAACGTTTTCAAATTAAACCAGATAAAAGTTGATTGTATTAACCTGATGAGTCAATTTATAATCCAATCATTCCGGTTAAAACTTGGtttgatttaaaacaaaaaaacgttgttttaacttttttttttttatagaaaaatcttcatatattattgttttagattgttttaaaccgattcaggttaacccgttagaTTCATAAACCATGAAAACTGTGGAAAAAGGTCGAGGAGACCCTACC
This is a stretch of genomic DNA from Populus alba chromosome 11, ASM523922v2, whole genome shotgun sequence. It encodes these proteins:
- the LOC118035856 gene encoding myb family transcription factor IPN2, giving the protein MPSALMQTHDREPPCFQRESNHLLITTDPKPRLRWTLELHERFVDAVTLLGGPDKATPKAIMRIMGVKGLTLYHLKSHLQKFRLGKQPQNYLNEQAIRDATGHLKNLQDAATARIFGDGLNKNIHRNEVLGTQIQAQRTLDEQLKVKHHLQKRIDAQRKYMQTILENAYRTVSAENTFFDDQRVVSEMGNMKETVSASNFPPIQDLHTYGDHSHDGFLPTDDSMSSCTIPMISFDNMQLQHIGTLAPCLASEEELHQMSYN